In the genome of Terribacillus sp. FSL K6-0262, one region contains:
- a CDS encoding potassium channel family protein — protein sequence MVFVLVIVIFIALIGCMYSFFKHEVKSSSIFSIDLFLSLLFLYVSVMLAFGLFYFILSIEGIVLAEGGDLIDSSLAGSLLHSIYFSGVTLLTVGYGDILPVGVGRFLALIEALIGYLLPSGLVLKVWQHTVVRQKMNGEGD from the coding sequence ATGGTGTTTGTATTGGTGATCGTGATATTCATTGCCTTGATCGGCTGTATGTATTCCTTTTTTAAACATGAGGTGAAATCCTCCTCGATATTTTCTATCGATTTATTCCTATCTTTGTTGTTCCTATATGTTAGTGTGATGCTCGCTTTTGGCCTGTTTTATTTCATCCTGTCGATTGAAGGCATCGTTCTTGCAGAAGGCGGTGACCTGATCGATTCCTCGCTTGCAGGTTCCTTGCTGCATTCCATCTATTTCAGCGGGGTCACGTTACTTACCGTAGGCTACGGTGATATCCTGCCTGTAGGTGTCGGTCGGTTCCTGGCACTGATTGAGGCGCTGATCGGATATCTGCTGCCGTCTGGATTGGTTTTGAAGGTATGGCAGCACACGGTCGTAAGGCAAAAGATGAATGGCGAAGGAGATTAG
- a CDS encoding class II aldolase/adducin family protein gives MLYRKEREDLCKVVKMMFDRYETNAAGGNVSVRMNGDHIIMTPTLMSQEKFCDLKPYEILVVDMNEQKVEGEGNITREINMHMACYKQRSDIGCVLHAHPKESMVFATLGMELPNLTEATQKLGQIPTLPFAPATSKELAAIVKDHLSELPAATLPKAMLLNKHGILVIDKTLRRAYDMLERIEYNAYVASKALLFEALNISKRSEEVHTYNLEE, from the coding sequence ATGCTATATCGTAAAGAACGAGAAGACTTATGTAAAGTTGTAAAGATGATGTTTGATCGCTATGAGACAAATGCAGCGGGAGGAAATGTGAGTGTTCGTATGAATGGAGACCATATCATCATGACTCCGACTTTGATGTCTCAAGAAAAGTTCTGCGATTTAAAACCTTATGAGATTTTAGTAGTGGATATGAATGAGCAAAAGGTAGAAGGGGAGGGAAATATAACACGTGAAATAAACATGCATATGGCCTGTTACAAACAACGTTCGGATATTGGTTGTGTTTTACATGCGCACCCTAAGGAATCCATGGTATTTGCAACTTTAGGTATGGAGCTGCCTAACTTGACGGAGGCCACGCAAAAACTTGGCCAAATTCCGACATTGCCATTCGCGCCAGCTACTTCTAAAGAGCTGGCAGCTATTGTAAAAGATCATCTAAGTGAGTTGCCAGCTGCAACACTGCCTAAAGCGATGCTGCTGAATAAACACGGCATACTCGTAATAGATAAAACACTTCGTAGGGCGTATGATATGCTTGAGCGAATTGAATATAATGCGTACGTAGCCTCAAAGGCTCTCTTATTTGAAGCGCTAAATATTTCAAAGCGTTCAGAAGAAGTCCATACCTATAATTTGGAGGAATAG
- a CDS encoding 1-phosphofructokinase family hexose kinase has protein sequence MIYTVTLNPAIDRLIQTSGMLTKKKTNRVKTAEYDLGGKGFHVSHVLSKFGIENIALGFIGSENQLQMEKILRAKQVTHQLIVEKNASTRECIVLIDEESQGSTMVTGSGFRISRTNHEKLIFQLQKLLKKDDMLVLAGSLPPDYTLKQLKEIIDVGKRAGSFIACDLSGDALKLAVKMEVDFIKPNQFELEELLTPAMESMKDRLLVLNESVPYIAASFGEEGSYVVHAGEIYRVFPPKVKEVNDTGAGDVFVGSFLAQLALRANLETAIAYATACSASKVTKRNCTDFDLIQAEQMLPMIKIKKLEVNPDAIS, from the coding sequence ATGATTTACACCGTCACGCTTAATCCGGCCATCGATCGGCTTATCCAAACAAGCGGTATGTTAACGAAAAAGAAAACTAATCGTGTAAAAACGGCAGAATACGATTTAGGAGGGAAAGGATTCCATGTTTCGCATGTGTTAAGCAAATTTGGTATTGAAAATATTGCGTTAGGTTTTATAGGGTCCGAGAATCAACTGCAGATGGAAAAAATCCTGCGAGCGAAACAAGTGACTCATCAGTTGATCGTTGAAAAAAATGCATCAACCAGGGAGTGCATTGTGTTAATTGATGAGGAGAGCCAGGGAAGTACGATGGTTACGGGAAGCGGCTTTCGCATTTCAAGGACCAATCATGAAAAGTTGATTTTCCAACTGCAAAAGTTATTGAAAAAAGACGATATGCTTGTTTTAGCGGGTTCGCTTCCCCCTGATTATACACTGAAACAGCTGAAAGAAATTATCGATGTTGGTAAACGGGCTGGAAGCTTTATTGCGTGTGATCTTTCTGGGGATGCCCTTAAGCTGGCGGTAAAAATGGAAGTGGATTTTATAAAACCGAATCAGTTTGAGTTAGAGGAACTACTGACTCCAGCAATGGAATCCATGAAAGATCGTTTATTAGTTTTGAATGAAAGCGTTCCATATATAGCTGCTTCCTTTGGGGAAGAGGGAAGTTATGTTGTCCACGCTGGTGAAATATACCGCGTTTTTCCGCCGAAGGTCAAAGAAGTGAATGATACAGGTGCAGGTGATGTTTTTGTTGGGAGTTTCCTTGCACAACTAGCACTTAGAGCAAATCTGGAAACAGCAATTGCTTATGCTACTGCTTGTTCTGCATCTAAAGTGACAAAACGGAATTGCACTGATTTTGATTTAATCCAAGCAGAGCAGATGCTGCCAATGATAAAAATCAAAAAATTGGAGGTAAACCCAGATGCTATATCGTAA
- a CDS encoding aminopeptidase — protein sequence MKDPRLNKLAKLLLSHSLELKENEKVIISAVPASKPLVKEILKETYALGAIPFLFWNEEETERIIMEHAPAEQFRLTDKWNLEQFKDTDAFLVIRGKENDAELGSVPNDQFIKHGKLMKASDDYLYENQKWVLFEYPTPAAAQKARMNHDQFYDYVMDVSTVDYEVMRQAQQPLKDLMERTDRVRIVGPETDISFSIKDIPAVICAGTHNVPDGEVYTAPVKDSVNGTITYNTPSPYQGVIHHQVSLTFENGKIVKAVSDHTDNLNEVLDTDEGSRYIGEFALGVNPVIKEPMGNILFDEKISGSLHFTPGDSYDETENGNSSSVHWDLVLIQRPEYGGGEIYFDDVLIRKDGIFVLDELKGLNP from the coding sequence ATGAAAGATCCTCGCTTGAATAAACTAGCCAAGCTGCTTTTATCTCATAGTCTGGAGCTGAAAGAAAATGAGAAAGTCATTATCAGTGCAGTTCCAGCCAGTAAACCGCTTGTGAAGGAAATCCTGAAGGAAACGTATGCGCTGGGTGCTATTCCATTCTTATTTTGGAATGAAGAAGAAACAGAACGAATCATCATGGAGCATGCCCCGGCAGAACAGTTCCGTTTGACCGATAAATGGAATTTGGAACAGTTCAAGGATACTGATGCTTTTCTCGTGATTCGGGGAAAAGAAAATGATGCAGAGCTGGGCAGCGTTCCGAATGACCAGTTCATCAAGCATGGGAAGCTGATGAAGGCATCCGATGACTACTTGTATGAAAACCAGAAATGGGTGCTGTTCGAATATCCGACACCTGCGGCGGCGCAGAAGGCGAGGATGAATCATGATCAATTTTACGATTATGTGATGGATGTAAGCACAGTCGATTACGAGGTGATGCGCCAAGCACAGCAGCCGTTGAAGGATTTGATGGAGCGTACAGATCGCGTTCGTATCGTCGGTCCGGAAACGGATATTTCATTTTCCATCAAAGACATACCAGCAGTCATTTGTGCAGGTACACATAATGTACCGGATGGGGAAGTATACACCGCACCTGTCAAAGACAGTGTGAATGGGACGATTACATATAATACGCCAAGTCCTTACCAAGGTGTCATCCATCATCAAGTATCCCTCACCTTCGAGAATGGGAAGATTGTCAAGGCAGTATCCGATCACACCGATAATTTGAATGAAGTGCTGGACACAGATGAAGGGTCACGCTACATTGGTGAGTTTGCCCTCGGGGTGAATCCTGTCATCAAGGAGCCGATGGGGAATATCCTCTTTGATGAAAAAATTTCCGGCAGCCTGCATTTCACGCCCGGGGATTCCTATGACGAGACCGAGAATGGCAACAGCTCCTCCGTCCACTGGGACCTGGTGCTCATCCAGCGCCCCGAATATGGCGGAGGCGAGATTTATTTTGATGATGTGCTGATACGCAAGGATGGCATATTTGTACTGGATGAACTGAAAGGGCTCAATCCGTGA
- a CDS encoding cob(I)yrinic acid a,c-diamide adenosyltransferase, producing the protein MKIYTKTGDKGETSLIYGTRVPKNHPRVEAYGTLDEANAAIGTAVGLMTVENAPFRQSLQRVQTLLFHAGAELATPPDKEVQWKLEAKHTASLEMEVDRWTEELPPLKQFILPGGCPSSAALHQARTIVRRAERLIVALAEGDGSNEVLRFINRLSDYLFVAARYANLLHGAEEILLVPDI; encoded by the coding sequence ATGAAGATTTACACGAAAACAGGGGATAAAGGGGAGACTTCCCTTATCTATGGAACGAGGGTGCCGAAAAATCATCCTCGCGTCGAGGCTTATGGCACGTTGGATGAAGCGAATGCAGCAATTGGCACGGCAGTCGGTTTAATGACGGTTGAAAATGCTCCTTTCCGTCAATCATTGCAGCGTGTCCAGACACTGCTCTTTCATGCAGGAGCTGAACTTGCGACGCCGCCTGATAAAGAGGTTCAATGGAAGCTGGAAGCAAAGCACACAGCCAGTTTGGAGATGGAAGTCGATCGATGGACAGAAGAGCTGCCGCCGCTGAAACAATTCATCCTGCCAGGCGGATGCCCAAGCTCTGCTGCTTTGCATCAAGCGCGCACCATTGTACGACGAGCGGAAAGATTGATTGTCGCTTTGGCAGAGGGAGATGGCAGCAACGAGGTACTCCGCTTCATTAACCGCTTGTCTGATTATCTTTTTGTCGCGGCAAGGTATGCCAATCTCCTGCATGGGGCAGAAGAGATTCTGCTTGTCCCGGATATTTAA
- the bcp gene encoding thioredoxin-dependent thiol peroxidase: protein MTTEIGKAAPSFTLPATNGEIVSLHDFKGKNVVLYFYPKDNTPGCTTEACSFRDNHDKFTDLDAVIIGVSPDPIESHEKFINKFDLPFLLLADVDHAVAEDYECWKLKKNFGKEYYGIERSTFIIDKEGNLQKEFRKVKVDGHTEEALQFIQDNLQ, encoded by the coding sequence ATGACAACAGAAATCGGCAAAGCAGCACCAAGCTTCACCCTGCCTGCGACAAACGGAGAAATCGTTTCCCTTCACGACTTCAAAGGTAAAAACGTCGTACTTTATTTCTATCCAAAAGATAATACACCAGGCTGTACGACAGAGGCGTGCAGTTTCCGTGATAATCATGATAAATTCACCGATCTGGATGCAGTCATCATCGGTGTCAGCCCGGACCCGATAGAAAGCCACGAAAAATTCATCAACAAATTCGATTTGCCATTCCTTTTGCTAGCAGACGTAGACCATGCCGTGGCAGAAGATTACGAATGCTGGAAGCTGAAAAAGAACTTCGGCAAAGAATATTACGGAATCGAACGCTCCACTTTCATCATCGACAAAGAGGGAAACCTTCAAAAGGAATTCCGCAAGGTGAAAGTGGACGGACATACCGAAGAAGCGCTGCAGTTCATCCAGGACAACCTGCAATGA
- a CDS encoding nucleotidyltransferase-like protein, whose amino-acid sequence MENILRPIYQERASMPNTLGIILVEKTKPVSPTTDNFDMILLVIVKQADEPWFTKHYSYEGKIAAMHIVEESLLHYWIDTSTYRRAVEWIFEGKVVFDRNEYIEKLKNELASFPYEKRKLKMTIEFAKLISAYAETKDLHDSGQYLDAYTRMVRCLHYLARLSIIEKGHHPEVTVWNQVRRIDSEVYKLCEEFIQSKEETDQRVQLMLLAVNVAINARSHSAAEHLLRVMRMKDEAWTFGELKNRPEVEAYAAHLSALLNYLEEKEIIEAVLTETKGKAIYHREYRIKE is encoded by the coding sequence TTGGAGAACATTCTTCGTCCGATTTATCAAGAACGTGCCAGTATGCCGAATACATTGGGTATCATCCTAGTGGAAAAGACAAAGCCGGTAAGTCCGACCACGGATAATTTCGATATGATTCTGTTGGTGATCGTCAAACAGGCAGACGAGCCGTGGTTCACGAAGCATTACAGTTATGAGGGGAAGATAGCAGCGATGCATATCGTCGAGGAGTCGCTGCTTCATTATTGGATTGACACTAGCACATATCGGCGGGCGGTTGAATGGATCTTCGAAGGAAAGGTTGTTTTCGATCGGAATGAATATATTGAAAAACTGAAAAACGAGCTGGCGAGCTTCCCATATGAAAAGCGGAAATTGAAAATGACGATCGAATTTGCAAAATTGATAAGTGCCTATGCCGAGACAAAGGATCTCCATGACAGCGGGCAGTACCTCGATGCATATACGCGGATGGTCCGTTGTCTGCATTACCTGGCTCGGCTGTCCATCATCGAAAAAGGACATCACCCGGAAGTCACCGTTTGGAATCAGGTGCGTAGAATAGATTCGGAAGTATATAAGCTTTGTGAAGAATTCATCCAGAGTAAGGAGGAAACGGATCAGCGGGTGCAGCTTATGCTGCTTGCCGTCAATGTTGCCATCAATGCCAGATCCCACTCCGCTGCGGAGCACCTGCTGCGTGTCATGCGTATGAAGGATGAGGCATGGACCTTCGGGGAATTGAAAAACAGACCGGAAGTGGAAGCCTATGCTGCGCATTTGAGTGCACTCCTCAATTATTTAGAGGAGAAGGAGATCATTGAAGCGGTGCTGACAGAAACGAAAGGCAAGGCAATATACCATCGGGAATACCGAATCAAAGAATGA
- a CDS encoding PTS sugar transporter subunit IIB, with translation MKTVIVACGSGVATSQTVASKVKKILNENGVKANVEAVDIKSLDQYIKTSHVYIAITKAKKHYDIPTLNGIAFLTGMGMKEETEKLISLLKS, from the coding sequence ATGAAAACAGTTATCGTTGCATGTGGTTCTGGTGTAGCGACCAGTCAGACGGTCGCATCCAAAGTAAAAAAAATTTTGAATGAAAATGGTGTGAAAGCGAACGTGGAGGCAGTCGATATTAAATCGTTGGATCAGTATATCAAGACCAGCCATGTATATATCGCCATTACAAAGGCCAAAAAACACTATGATATCCCTACTTTAAATGGAATTGCTTTTTTAACGGGTATGGGAATGAAGGAAGAAACGGAAAAACTGATCTCGCTTTTAAAATCGTAG
- a CDS encoding PTS transporter subunit IIC, producing the protein MDLLQQIFQYVLDLGAAVFVPLLMFIVGITAKMKWKDAFSAAVILGVAFIGMNIVISFMLNALTPAAQGLVERTGIELNIIDGGWTSLATLAWAWPLAFLMFPLQMAVNAVMLIINRTQTLNVDLWNVWGKILTAVLVIGVSGNIILSFLVAAFQMVIELLLGDVNQKQIEKITGIPGVTVSHSMMIFGVFLLPFNWLISKVPFLDKHVDADTLKERIGIFAENHVMGFIIGLLLGIAAGYSVQESLMLAVQAATALTLFPMVAKLFMQALSPLSEAVSDFMRKKFQNRQLFIGLDWPILAGSNEVWVAMIILVPITLIYAIILPGNNVLPFAGIINTSLAVPALIITGGNLLRMILLGSVTTPIFLYIATGFAPTITKLARDTNAVNIAEGQLLSWSTLEYPVFRYIFADASSGSILGIFFGAVWIVLLVIYYRMMKKRTEALNKEEEVA; encoded by the coding sequence ATGGATCTTTTACAACAAATCTTTCAATATGTATTAGATCTGGGAGCGGCAGTCTTCGTTCCGTTACTGATGTTCATTGTAGGAATCACAGCAAAAATGAAATGGAAAGATGCATTTAGTGCTGCTGTCATTCTTGGCGTGGCATTTATCGGGATGAATATTGTCATCAGCTTTATGCTCAACGCGCTGACGCCTGCAGCACAGGGGCTGGTAGAGCGTACTGGTATTGAACTCAATATCATCGATGGCGGATGGACTTCTTTAGCAACCTTAGCCTGGGCGTGGCCTTTAGCCTTCCTTATGTTTCCGTTACAAATGGCTGTCAATGCAGTGATGTTGATCATCAACAGGACCCAGACATTAAACGTTGACTTGTGGAATGTATGGGGGAAAATCCTTACGGCAGTACTTGTTATTGGAGTAAGCGGAAATATCATCCTTTCCTTTTTAGTAGCAGCTTTCCAAATGGTCATCGAACTACTTTTAGGGGATGTGAATCAAAAGCAAATCGAAAAAATAACCGGAATTCCTGGTGTGACGGTGTCGCACAGTATGATGATATTTGGTGTCTTCCTGCTCCCGTTTAACTGGCTGATTAGTAAAGTGCCATTTCTGGATAAGCATGTAGATGCAGATACCTTGAAAGAGAGAATAGGTATTTTTGCAGAAAACCATGTGATGGGTTTCATCATTGGTCTATTACTAGGTATTGCTGCTGGTTACTCTGTACAGGAAAGCTTGATGTTGGCAGTTCAGGCTGCGACTGCACTGACGCTGTTCCCGATGGTGGCAAAATTGTTTATGCAGGCGTTATCTCCTTTATCAGAAGCAGTTTCTGATTTTATGAGAAAGAAGTTTCAAAACAGACAACTCTTTATTGGGCTCGACTGGCCAATACTAGCCGGAAGTAACGAAGTATGGGTAGCAATGATAATCCTTGTACCAATTACCCTTATTTATGCGATCATCCTGCCTGGTAACAATGTTCTTCCGTTTGCCGGGATTATCAACACGTCTTTAGCTGTTCCGGCTTTAATCATCACGGGAGGAAATTTACTTCGGATGATATTGCTCGGTAGTGTGACGACTCCAATATTCTTATATATTGCTACAGGATTCGCACCAACCATTACAAAGCTTGCTCGGGATACCAATGCAGTAAATATTGCAGAAGGTCAACTCTTGTCCTGGAGTACACTTGAGTATCCGGTTTTCCGCTATATATTTGCAGATGCATCAAGCGGCAGCATTCTGGGAATCTTCTTTGGAGCAGTATGGATTGTGCTGCTCGTAATCTACTATAGAATGATGAAAAAACGTACGGAAGCTTTAAACAAGGAGGAAGAAGTAGCGTAA
- a CDS encoding glutamate-1-semialdehyde 2,1-aminomutase, translating to MNKTKSEQLHKEAQEHIVGGVNSPSRSFKAVGGGSPIYMEKAQGAYFWDVDGNKYIDYLAAYGPIITGHAHPHIAEAITKAAHNGVLYGTPTRLENQFAQMLKEAIPSLHKVRFTNSGTEAVMTTIRVARAYTGRNKLIKFAGCYHGHSDPVLVEAGSGPSTLGTPDSAGVPASIAADMITVPFNDPDALYDALEKWGDQIAGILVEPIVGNFGIVTPEPGFLEKVNEYAHAKGALVIYDEVITAFRFTYGSAQQLLGVEPDLTAMGKIIGGGLPIGAYGGKKEIMDQVAPLGPAYQAGTMAGNPASMAAGIACLEVLQQPGVYDSFEELGAKLENGIKQHAADAGITITVNRVKGALAVYFTDEKVTNYAQASASDGEKFAQFFQLMLAQGINLAPSKYEAWFITTAHTEEDIDRTLEAVKSSFEQMK from the coding sequence ATGAATAAGACGAAATCAGAACAGTTACATAAAGAAGCACAGGAGCATATCGTCGGCGGTGTGAATTCCCCATCCCGCTCGTTCAAGGCCGTCGGCGGCGGTTCCCCGATATATATGGAGAAAGCACAAGGGGCTTATTTCTGGGATGTGGATGGCAACAAGTACATCGATTATCTAGCTGCATACGGCCCGATCATCACTGGTCATGCGCACCCGCATATTGCAGAAGCCATCACCAAAGCAGCCCACAACGGTGTGTTATACGGAACACCGACACGCCTGGAGAATCAATTCGCGCAAATGCTGAAGGAAGCAATCCCTTCCCTGCATAAAGTCCGCTTCACGAACTCCGGTACAGAAGCAGTCATGACGACGATCCGCGTCGCCCGTGCCTATACCGGACGCAATAAACTGATCAAATTTGCCGGCTGCTATCATGGCCATTCCGATCCGGTACTGGTGGAGGCAGGGTCAGGTCCTTCCACCCTGGGTACACCAGATTCCGCTGGTGTACCAGCATCCATCGCGGCAGATATGATCACCGTTCCATTCAATGATCCAGATGCATTGTATGACGCTTTGGAAAAATGGGGCGACCAGATTGCCGGTATCCTTGTCGAACCGATCGTCGGCAACTTCGGCATCGTGACACCAGAGCCCGGCTTCCTTGAAAAGGTGAATGAGTATGCGCATGCCAAAGGTGCACTTGTCATCTATGATGAAGTAATCACAGCGTTCCGCTTCACCTACGGCAGCGCCCAACAGCTTCTCGGCGTGGAACCGGATCTGACAGCAATGGGTAAAATCATCGGGGGCGGCCTTCCGATTGGTGCCTATGGCGGCAAAAAAGAAATCATGGATCAAGTCGCACCTCTCGGACCTGCTTATCAGGCTGGTACAATGGCCGGAAACCCAGCCTCCATGGCAGCAGGCATCGCTTGTTTGGAAGTACTGCAGCAGCCAGGTGTATATGATAGCTTTGAAGAGCTTGGGGCGAAACTGGAAAATGGCATCAAACAGCATGCAGCCGACGCTGGCATAACGATCACTGTCAATCGCGTAAAAGGCGCTCTTGCGGTCTACTTCACAGATGAAAAAGTAACGAATTATGCACAAGCTTCTGCATCCGACGGCGAGAAATTCGCCCAGTTCTTCCAGCTTATGCTGGCTCAAGGGATCAATCTTGCTCCTTCTAAATATGAAGCATGGTTCATTACGACCGCCCATACAGAGGAAGATATCGATCGGACATTGGAAGCCGTGAAATCAAGCTTCGAACAAATGAAATAA
- a CDS encoding D-2-hydroxyacid dehydrogenase: MQVLVAVKIDQRMKRHFETSYPDITFHFSSTKEETEERIKEAEILVTGGRGADEASLRKADKLKWIMVISAGVDNLPLELMAQKGIMLTNANGIHRIQMAEYAISSILAVARNERAFLKKQEEHVWDKDLMIDEITAKKLVVVGAGAIGQEVARLGKAFRMHTIGVSRSGSPKEYFDEVYKQKDIDIVLPHADYLISILPSTKETKYFYKENHFDLMPKHAVFLNMGRGDAVATEVLLDALDKEKIKAAVLDVFEEEPLPEDHPFWDHERVVLTPHMAGKSPHYIERAMDIFEKNLTVYTDESAEKQYINKIDLDRGY, from the coding sequence ATGCAAGTTCTCGTAGCAGTGAAAATAGATCAGCGAATGAAACGGCATTTTGAAACTTCTTATCCGGATATCACTTTCCACTTCAGTTCCACAAAAGAAGAAACAGAGGAACGCATCAAAGAAGCGGAAATCTTGGTTACCGGCGGAAGGGGAGCGGATGAGGCATCGCTCCGCAAAGCGGATAAGCTGAAGTGGATCATGGTCATTTCTGCTGGTGTCGATAATCTGCCGCTTGAGCTGATGGCCCAAAAAGGCATCATGCTGACAAACGCCAATGGTATCCATCGAATCCAGATGGCGGAATATGCGATTTCGTCGATACTGGCTGTGGCCCGCAATGAGCGTGCTTTCCTGAAGAAGCAAGAAGAGCATGTATGGGATAAGGATCTGATGATAGATGAAATCACAGCGAAAAAACTGGTAGTCGTCGGGGCTGGTGCCATCGGTCAGGAAGTGGCACGGTTAGGGAAAGCCTTCCGGATGCATACAATCGGTGTGAGCCGCAGCGGTTCTCCGAAAGAGTATTTTGATGAAGTATATAAACAGAAAGATATTGACATAGTCCTTCCGCATGCAGATTATCTGATTTCCATTCTGCCAAGTACGAAGGAAACCAAATATTTCTATAAAGAAAATCACTTCGACCTTATGCCGAAGCATGCGGTCTTCCTCAATATGGGGCGTGGAGATGCAGTGGCGACGGAAGTGCTGCTGGATGCTTTGGACAAAGAAAAGATAAAAGCTGCCGTGCTGGATGTTTTCGAAGAGGAACCGCTTCCTGAGGATCATCCTTTCTGGGATCATGAACGTGTTGTGTTGACTCCGCATATGGCCGGTAAATCCCCGCATTATATCGAGCGGGCAATGGATATCTTCGAAAAGAACTTAACGGTATATACAGACGAATCAGCCGAGAAGCAGTATATAAATAAAATCGATTTGGACAGAGGATACTAA
- a CDS encoding aromatic acid exporter family protein, whose amino-acid sequence MKLGARMLKTGVAITLALYAATLLNLTPVFAAIGAAFSMRQSVYQSYIGLMDQVKGNVVGLVVAVAMYYTFGTEPIIIGVSAILTIGLCVSLKIRESVIAIVSLVSVMENTSGMDFLPFALLRFSTLTLGILSAFFVNLVFLPPKYEVVLLQKIDQFSTEILQWLRVATRNWSDQPALKDEIARIESEIQKIDDIYTRFTEERTYTQKQKLVKARKLVVIRQLITTLKQSHGILKEVYDLGEKMSELPNCSSETFVEELDKAIMSHEKLILSAMGRIKHQQEESSIRETLDPDIPALVDLLIHVFENKENDEKMLFLPLASRLMEYHRELDRLKRLLNSYLRYHNEDSTVVMPKE is encoded by the coding sequence ATGAAACTTGGTGCCAGAATGCTTAAAACTGGCGTGGCAATCACTCTTGCCTTATATGCAGCGACCTTACTTAACTTGACGCCGGTGTTCGCTGCCATCGGAGCTGCCTTCTCGATGCGGCAGTCCGTCTATCAATCCTACATCGGGCTTATGGATCAGGTGAAGGGGAACGTCGTTGGTCTGGTCGTCGCTGTTGCGATGTATTACACCTTCGGAACGGAACCGATCATCATCGGGGTTTCCGCCATCCTTACCATCGGGCTTTGTGTAAGCCTGAAAATACGGGAAAGCGTCATTGCGATCGTATCCCTTGTTTCCGTGATGGAGAACACGAGCGGTATGGATTTTCTCCCGTTTGCCCTGCTGCGGTTCTCGACATTGACATTAGGTATTTTATCTGCCTTTTTTGTGAATCTTGTTTTTCTTCCGCCTAAGTATGAAGTCGTACTATTGCAGAAAATCGATCAATTCAGCACGGAGATCCTGCAATGGCTGCGCGTGGCCACCCGCAACTGGTCGGATCAGCCGGCTCTGAAGGATGAAATAGCGAGAATCGAATCGGAAATCCAAAAAATAGACGATATCTATACTCGTTTCACTGAAGAACGGACCTACACCCAAAAACAAAAACTTGTGAAAGCTAGAAAACTGGTTGTCATCCGTCAGCTCATCACGACCTTGAAACAGTCGCACGGCATCCTAAAAGAAGTATATGATCTGGGGGAAAAGATGTCAGAGCTTCCGAACTGTTCAAGCGAAACATTCGTCGAAGAACTCGATAAGGCCATCATGTCACATGAAAAGCTGATTCTGAGTGCAATGGGCCGTATCAAGCACCAGCAAGAAGAAAGCAGCATCCGCGAAACACTGGATCCGGATATCCCGGCACTTGTCGACCTGCTGATCCATGTCTTCGAAAACAAGGAAAACGATGAGAAAATGCTCTTCCTTCCGCTAGCTTCGCGCCTGATGGAATATCACAGAGAGCTGGATAGACTGAAACGGCTGTTGAACAGCTACCTCCGATACCATAACGAGGACTCAACAGTGGTCATGCCAAAGGAATAA
- the perR gene encoding peroxide-responsive transcriptional repressor PerR: MSEQRLQAAVERLKESGVRITPQRHAVLEFLLNSKIHPTADDIYRALEDKFPNMSVATVYNNLRVFRENGLVRELTYGDSSSRFDCDTDEHYHLICDSCGKIVDFHYPSLYEVEKLAAQVTDFDVTHHRLELYGTCPDCQQTTKH, translated from the coding sequence GTGTCTGAACAGAGATTACAAGCAGCAGTGGAGCGATTGAAAGAATCCGGCGTCAGAATAACACCACAGCGTCATGCGGTGCTTGAGTTCTTGCTGAATTCCAAGATCCATCCTACCGCTGATGATATATATCGAGCGCTAGAGGATAAGTTTCCTAATATGAGCGTAGCAACGGTCTACAACAACCTTCGTGTGTTCCGTGAGAACGGGTTGGTACGGGAGTTGACTTATGGAGATTCCTCCAGCCGATTCGATTGTGATACAGATGAACACTACCATTTGATTTGCGATTCATGTGGGAAGATTGTCGATTTCCATTATCCAAGTCTTTATGAAGTAGAGAAGCTCGCTGCCCAGGTAACTGATTTCGATGTAACTCACCATCGGTTAGAGTTGTATGGTACGTGCCCGGATTGTCAGCAAACAACCAAGCATTAA